A portion of the Cervus canadensis isolate Bull #8, Minnesota chromosome 26, ASM1932006v1, whole genome shotgun sequence genome contains these proteins:
- the MAEA gene encoding E3 ubiquitin-protein transferase MAEA isoform X2 codes for MAVQESAAQLSMTLKVQEYPTLKVPYETLNKRFRAAQKNIDRETSHVTMVVAELEKTLSGCPAVDSVVSLLDGVVEKLSVLKRKAVESIQAEDESAKLCKRRIEHLKEHSSDQPAAASVWKRKRMDRMMVEHLLRCGYYNTAVKLARQSGIEDLVNIEMFLTAKEVEESLERRETATCLAWCHDNKSRLRKMKSCLEFSLRIQEFIELIRQNKRLDAVRHARKHFSQAEGSQLDEVRQVMGMLAFPPDTHISPYKDLLDPARWRMLIQQFRYDNYRLHQLGNNSVFTLTLQAGLSAIKTPQCYKEDGSSRSPDCPVCSRSLNKLAQPLPMAHCANSRLVCKISGDVMNENNPPMMLPNGYVYGYNSLLSIRQDDKVVCPRTKEVFHFSQAEKVYIM; via the exons gtgCCCTACGAGACACTGAACAAGCGCTTCCGTGCCGCGCAGAAGAACATCGACCGCGAGACGAGCCACGTCACCATGGTGGTGGCCgagctggagaagaccctgagtGGCTGTCCGGCTGTGGACTCTGTGGTCAGCCTCCTGGATGGTGTGGTGGAGAAGCTCAGCGtcctcaagaggaag GCGGTGGAGTCCATCCAGGCGGAGGACGAGAGCGCCAAGCTGTGCAAGCGCCGGATCGAGCACCTCAAGGAGCACAGCAGTGACCAGCCGGCAGCGGCCAGCGTGTGGAAGAGGAAGCGCATGGACCGCATGATGGTGGAGCACCTGCTGCGCTGCGGCTACTACAACACGGCCGTGAAGCTGGCGCGCCAGAGTGGCATCGAG GATTTAGTGAACATCGAGATGTTCCTGACTGCCAAAGAGGTGGAGGAGTCCCTGGAGAGGCGCGAGACCGCCACCTGCCTGGCCTGGTGCCATGACAACAAATCCCGGCTGCGCAAGATGAAG AGCTGCCTGGAGTTTAGCCTGAGGATCCAGGAGTTCATTGAGCTCATCCGGCAGAACAAGAGGCTGGATGCGGTGAG ACATGCGAGGAAGCACTTCAGCCAGGCTGAGGGGAGCCAGCTGGACGAGGTCCGCCAGGTCATGGGCATGCTGGCCTTCCCTCCGGACACGCACATCTCCCCCTACAAG GACCTGCTGGACCCGGCGCGGTGGCGGATGCTGATCCAGCAGTTCCGGTACGACAACTACCGGCTGCACCAGCTGGGGAACAACTCCGTGTTCACCCTCACCCTGCAGGCCGGCCTCTCGGCCATTAAGACACC GCAGTGCTACAAGGAGGACGGCAGCTCGCGGAGCCCGGACTGCCCGGTGTGCAGCCGCTCGCTGAACAAGCTGGCGCAGCCCCTACCCATGGCACACTGCGCCAACTCGCGCCTCGTCTGCAAGATCTCGGGAGATGTCATGAACGAAAACAACCCGCCCATGATGCTGCCCAACGGCTACGTCTACGGCTACAAC TCCCTGCTCTCTATCCGGCAGGATGATAAGGTCGTCTGCCCGAGAACCAAAGAGGTCTTCCACTTCTCCCAGGCCGAGAAGGTGTACATCATGTAG
- the MAEA gene encoding E3 ubiquitin-protein transferase MAEA isoform X1 encodes MAVQESAAQLSMTLKVQEYPTLKVPYETLNKRFRAAQKNIDRETSHVTMVVAELEKTLSGCPAVDSVVSLLDGVVEKLSVLKRKAVESIQAEDESAKLCKRRIEHLKEHSSDQPAAASVWKRKRMDRMMVEHLLRCGYYNTAVKLARQSGIEDLVNIEMFLTAKEVEESLERRETATCLAWCHDNKSRLRKMKGRQSEHDAKTGRKSRVASGSPKESEDLGMETIKGKPELSCLEFSLRIQEFIELIRQNKRLDAVRHARKHFSQAEGSQLDEVRQVMGMLAFPPDTHISPYKDLLDPARWRMLIQQFRYDNYRLHQLGNNSVFTLTLQAGLSAIKTPQCYKEDGSSRSPDCPVCSRSLNKLAQPLPMAHCANSRLVCKISGDVMNENNPPMMLPNGYVYGYNSLLSIRQDDKVVCPRTKEVFHFSQAEKVYIM; translated from the exons gtgCCCTACGAGACACTGAACAAGCGCTTCCGTGCCGCGCAGAAGAACATCGACCGCGAGACGAGCCACGTCACCATGGTGGTGGCCgagctggagaagaccctgagtGGCTGTCCGGCTGTGGACTCTGTGGTCAGCCTCCTGGATGGTGTGGTGGAGAAGCTCAGCGtcctcaagaggaag GCGGTGGAGTCCATCCAGGCGGAGGACGAGAGCGCCAAGCTGTGCAAGCGCCGGATCGAGCACCTCAAGGAGCACAGCAGTGACCAGCCGGCAGCGGCCAGCGTGTGGAAGAGGAAGCGCATGGACCGCATGATGGTGGAGCACCTGCTGCGCTGCGGCTACTACAACACGGCCGTGAAGCTGGCGCGCCAGAGTGGCATCGAG GATTTAGTGAACATCGAGATGTTCCTGACTGCCAAAGAGGTGGAGGAGTCCCTGGAGAGGCGCGAGACCGCCACCTGCCTGGCCTGGTGCCATGACAACAAATCCCGGCTGCGCAAGATGAAG GGCCGCCAAAGCGAGCACGACGCGAAGACGGGACGGAAAAGTAGAGTGGCCAGTGGCTCCCCTAAAGAGAGTGAGGATCTTGGTATGGAAACCATAAAAGGAAAGCCAGAATTG AGCTGCCTGGAGTTTAGCCTGAGGATCCAGGAGTTCATTGAGCTCATCCGGCAGAACAAGAGGCTGGATGCGGTGAG ACATGCGAGGAAGCACTTCAGCCAGGCTGAGGGGAGCCAGCTGGACGAGGTCCGCCAGGTCATGGGCATGCTGGCCTTCCCTCCGGACACGCACATCTCCCCCTACAAG GACCTGCTGGACCCGGCGCGGTGGCGGATGCTGATCCAGCAGTTCCGGTACGACAACTACCGGCTGCACCAGCTGGGGAACAACTCCGTGTTCACCCTCACCCTGCAGGCCGGCCTCTCGGCCATTAAGACACC GCAGTGCTACAAGGAGGACGGCAGCTCGCGGAGCCCGGACTGCCCGGTGTGCAGCCGCTCGCTGAACAAGCTGGCGCAGCCCCTACCCATGGCACACTGCGCCAACTCGCGCCTCGTCTGCAAGATCTCGGGAGATGTCATGAACGAAAACAACCCGCCCATGATGCTGCCCAACGGCTACGTCTACGGCTACAAC TCCCTGCTCTCTATCCGGCAGGATGATAAGGTCGTCTGCCCGAGAACCAAAGAGGTCTTCCACTTCTCCCAGGCCGAGAAGGTGTACATCATGTAG